The following proteins are encoded in a genomic region of Drosophila miranda strain MSH22 chromosome 4, D.miranda_PacBio2.1, whole genome shotgun sequence:
- the LOC108162738 gene encoding conserved oligomeric Golgi complex subunit 4 produces the protein MFKMLCDTSSSEISDQRLIRIAEQEEEVNTKLELLLVKQCQIESKMSGIGRAMVLLHTVDSDSTKLNMQIINTAQLAESVSAKVRRLDLARCRASECQQRVHDLIDLQLCSQGVVKAVSEEDFEKGAAHIARFLAMDQQLLHRTADDVSITSVSDAVQTLEDATEKIRDLISRRFDDAVKSNDLASVERFFKIFPLVGYHRIGIEKFSTYICQKLSDKAKKELRNVQDIAKAECRLQLAYADRFTSILENFARVVEVNQPIVEAYYGLASAPLIDMIVILQDECDAETKNLLLEFNKNRQIVYRSKKVYECTQRSSNGTASSNSIPSLGHYRNPSGGSIDKLNPIEIDAIIAEITVMHSRVELYFRFMRRRVQIHVDTCVPEKEDQINIMNRYETIVKNSDLRRQMQEILSTYLLFERYFMEESVLKAIALDKYEVGQQCSSIVDDVFFILRKSIRRALTTQSINGTCAVINNVAACLDGDFIAALKTPLKSGYPSGYIDLAQAYNAIQTTLQQGKLHSSDADRSRTNFLVQLNNADMSTEYIETLCQTMEQEIAGTFPCTSSVERQLLDSCLTELKTVRDALKATVDFGMQQLRSSAIKPRLNPWINKFLSYSHNLTEEELAIYEAEETFVQFFIVHLDGLLNSFKTALSPRNYDALVSILATEVTIQLERAIKKCSFNRLGGLVLDQEVRALGTYLTGATSWSVRDKMTRISQIATVLNLDKVSELSEFWSPGNNKEMPSWHLTPNEVRAILALRIDFRIEDIKRLQL, from the exons ATGTTCAAAATGTTATGTGATACCAGCTCAAGTGAAATCTCTGATCAGCGGCTAATACGTATTGCTGAACAAGAG GAAGAAGTCAACACCAAACTCGAGTTATTGCTCGTTAAACAATGCCAGATTGAATCCAAAATGAGTGGAATCGGAAGAGCAATGGTTTTGCTGCACACCGTAGACTCCGATTCTACGAAGTTAAACatgcaaattataaatacTGCACAATTGGCGGAATCTGTGAGTGCTAAGGTACGTCGGTTAGATTTGGCCCGCTGCCGTGCATCTGAATGTCAACAGCGTGTACACGATCTTATTGATCTACAACTATGTAGCCAGGGAGTAGTGAAAGCCGTAAGCGAGGAAGATTTCGAAAAGGGTGCCGCCCACATTGCACGGTTTCTGGCCATGGATCAGCAATTATTGCATCGAACTGCCGATGATGTCTCGATAACGTCCGTCAGCGACGCCGTTCAAACACTTGAGGATGCGACTGAAAAAATTCGAGACCTAATATCTAGACGTTTTGATGATGCTGTTAAAAGCAATGATTTGGCGTCGGTGGAAAGATTTTTTAAAATCTTTCCATTAGTTGGCTACCATCGAATCGGTATAGAAAAATTTTCCACTTACATTTGTCAGAAGTTATCGGATAAAGCCAAAAAAGAACTTAGAAATGTACAAGATATAGCCAAAGCCGAATGTCGTTTGCAACTAGCTTATGCCGATCGATTCACGTCGATTTTAGAGAACTTTGCACGAGTAGTGGAAGTTAATCAGCCCATTGTTGAAGCATATTATGGACTTGC GTCCGCGCCTCTAATTGATATGATCGTCATTTTGCAAGATGAATGCGACGCTGAGACAAAAAATTTATTGTTGGAATTTAACAAGAATAGACAAATTGTGTATCGCAGCAAAAAAGTTTACGAATGCACTCAAAGGTCAAGCAATGGAACTGCCAGCAGTAATAGTATCCCTTCATTGGGTCATTATCGTAACCCCTCTGGTGGATCAATAGACAAACTAAACCCGATAGAAATCGATGCAATTATAGCTGAAATAACGGTCATGCATTCGAGAGTAGAGTTGTACTTCCGTTTTATGCGACGCCGAGTGCAA ATTCATGTAGATACATGTGTTCCCGAAAAAGAAGACCAGATCAATATTATGAACCGATATGAAACGATTGTAAAGAACTCGGACCTTCGGCGACAAATGCAAGAAATTTTGAGCACATATTTGCTCTTTGAGAG ATATTTCATGGAGGAAAGCGTGCTTAAAGCTATTGCCCTTGACAAGTATGAAGTTGGACAGCAATGTTCATCTATAGTAGATGATGTTTTTTTCATACTTCGAAAATCCATTCGTCGTGCGTTGACAACGCAATCAATAAACGGAACATGTGCTGTTATTAATAACGTAGCTGCCTGTCTAGATGGTGATTTTATAGCTGCGCTCAAAACTCCTTTGAAAAGTGGTTACCCCTCTGGATATATCGACCTGGCTCAGGCCTATAACGCAATACAAACCACGTTACAGCAAGGGAAACTGCATTCGAGTGATGCTGATCGAAGCCGAACTAATTTTCTAGTCCAACTGAACAATGCAGACATGTCGACTGAATATATCGAAACTCTGTGCCAAACCATGGAACAAGAAATCGCTGGAACATTTCCGTGCACGTCCTCTGTTGAGCGACAATTGCTTGACAGCTGCTTAACAGAACTTAAGACTGTTCGAGACGCTTTAAAGGCCACTGTAGATTTTGGAATGCAGCAACTTAGGTCCAGCGCAATAAAACCACGACTTAATCCTTGGATAAACAAATTTTTAAGCTATAGCCACAACCTTACAGAG GAAGAACTTGCCATTTATGAAGCTGAAGAAACTTTTGTTCAGTTTTTTATCGTTCATCTGGATGGACTCCTAAATTCCTTCAAAACCGCATTGAGCCCACGCAATTACGATGCGCTTGTTAGCATATTGGCAACGGAAGTCACAATTCAATTGGAGAGGGCTATTAAAAAATGCAGTTTTAACAGg CTTGGTGGCCTAGTTCTCGATCAGGAGGTTCGTGCTTTGGGGACATATTTAACAGGAGCGACATCATGGTCTGTGCGAGATAAGATGACGCGAATTTCTCAAATCGCCACTGTCTTAAATCTAGACAAGGTTTCCGAGCTCTCTGAATTTTGGAGTCCTGGCAATAATAAAGAAATGCCGTCATGGCATTTAACTCCAAACGAAGTCCGTGCTATTTTAGCCTTGAG AATCGATTTTCGTATAGAAGATATAAAACGTTTACAGCTGTAG
- the LOC108162741 gene encoding 60S ribosomal protein L9 — protein sequence MRTINSNQCVKIPKDIKASVKARVVTISGTRGILKRSFKHLALDMYMSDKRTLKVEKWFGTKKELAAVRTVCSHIENMIKGVTFGFQYKMRAVYAHFPINCVTSENNTVIEIRNFLGEKYIRRVEMAPGVTVVNSTAQKDELIVEGNDIESVSGSAALIQQSTTVKNKDIRKFLDGLYVSEKTTVVKVES from the exons ATGCGGACGATCAACTCGAACCAGTGCGTGAAAATCCCCAAGGACATCAAGGCCTCGGTGAAGGCTCGAGTAGTAACCATTTCCGGTACTCGCGGCATCCTGAAACGTAGCTTCAAGCATTTGGCTTTGGACATGTATATGTCTGACAAACGTACGTTGAAAGTAGAGAAATGGTTTGGAACAAAGAAGGAGCTTGCGGCAGTACGTACCGTCTGCAGTCATATTGAGAATATGATTAAGG GAGTAACGTTTGGCTTTCAATACAAGATGCGTGCTGTCTATGCCCATTTCCCCATTAACTGTGTCACTTCCGAAAACAACACAGTTATTGAAATCAGGAACTTTTTGGGTGAAAAGTACATTCGCCGTGTAGAAATGGCACCTGGTGTGACTGTCGTGAACTCCACAGCCCAAAAAGACGAGCTTATCGTTGAGGGTAACGATATAGAGTCTGTATCTGGATCAGCAGCGCTCATTCAACAATCGACTACCGTCAAAAATAAGGATATTCGTAAATTCCTTGACGGCCTTTATGTCTCTGAGAAGACGACCGTAGTGAAGGTGGAATCTTAG
- the LOC108162988 gene encoding nuclear pore complex protein Nup154, whose amino-acid sequence MSATPAQFEFLSTAGNMLEWHDNLDRQKPGLLELTGVSQHGRPTMSGLNDYDYQSLAYLKSDNAHNLKQLRTVTKSAIPNEILEHFKHVKCHCNMGLFPEIGRAWLTIDSEIYIWTYNQTRDVAYYDGLSHLIVSVGLVKPKPDVFVKDVMYLLVLTTPIEVIVLGVTFGENSYNEMQLMNRPIFVIGTDNVSISAIKGTDDGRIFLGGRDGCLYEVFYQAETSWFGKRCKKINLSQNLVSYMVPSFLKVFSEVDFIQTIAIDNSRRLLYILTENGSIEAWDIGSNYANVRRLSKITQSDITNKAVSLITTVDPSIFKAVRAICPLIEDDSNKLHLVAVTQCGVRLYFSTTSLNTQQSFNATTPCPQTEYFGSGQTPLSAGMDAPKGLYLLHVRLPPGYTPNATTNKPREVYAAHYSEETMLMITTQQQDQDLLWSVSSVPSVNHTYLVESAALESLDGIVWGLAEVHDPSRPLLNSPLYKARNPRRVALLTNQGTHIVELLKSPDILLQILLACNGPHHEEVKMFFQSQNKREACATCLLIATSEKYRGGDIALWATQAFMLYGGEPCFQNQKFLNANNRNLPNQTLSSNSALGTERLPMFMSTPMQNKSTLPSTQYAAFQYNQHTSQAGILQSSQALGHENAAIVFSSKHDGLYLYVARMLRSIWKLNCVDENFCTKLGPGDCASLLSDLRSLRSFLEVHSVHDISSSTRVPFDSQLDKTTGYTTMLMANSHLPMSDQRSMSEQAQVEEKRSLSALNLFVKHACEVISLWSILNSHSFQHLCLQLSPEHQKVLRCCTFRDLMLTRSEVCAFLIISLINLYLKDKTGVSEVSKNLRELCPNLYRHEDAVTYKATELLMSAKNCTSPVEKKQKLRTTLQMCKEAAPTLPLHSICQLFISVDFFEGVVELTAICASKSDPEDVGIHFYNNDEPPEDREGYSYFVTRMNYYKEVQLMLDHVYQATCNNTSIQDQTLPYYLCNTPGSNVDPGESCNAEYKSKPSISKIAAQTLQIKDPLIHVTLYEWLLAHDMLTELLEVVEPTLGEFLRRSVTRNPDNVILTDLLWKYYEKNGYHSQAAQILDNLAMTRSENITLEQRLEYVVRAVMCMRNGNVGSSVTSGIFLKELEDKLEIARVQKAVLVDMTALAQKNPDATTAVKELNYALYEITPLYQRFAEPFNLWECQLAILNCSHHNDPLLIESVWGNIISSLVEDPGSTQERTNRLFSKIELLVREYSESGACFPFAFLIRELEIKACQLRMPEGTVPEKLVTMNLDLELILEYYSRMISMNERVWANEGNEWHLIQSAIRVVSLLADNAHAIWYRSKRRIIGKAQDIVAACLNICYQKPDTNRLQQSLKELQCRLQRLLG is encoded by the exons atGAGTGCTACGCCCGCGCAGTTTGAATTTTTATCAACAGCAGGAAATATGCTGGAGTGGCACGATAATCTCGACAGACAAAAGCCTGGTCTATTGGAA TTAACAGGTGTTAGCCAGCATGGTAGACCCACGATGAGTGGCCTAAATGATTACGACTACCAGAGCCTTGCATACTTAAAATCAGATAATGCACATAACCTAAAACAACTGCGAACTGTCACAAAATCTGCAATACCAAATGAAATTCTGGAACACTTTAAGC ATGTAAAATGTCATTGTAACATGGGTTTGTTTCCTGAAATTGGTCGCGCCTGGCTAACCATTGATTCTGAGATTTACATATGGACATATAATCAAACACGAGATGTTGCATACTATGATGGGTTAAGCCATTTGATTGTGAGCGTTGGATTGGTAAAACCGAAGCCTGACGTCTTTGTGAAAGATGTTATGTATCTTTTAGTTTTGACGACACCTATAGAGGTAATTGTCTTGGGCGTCACATTTGGAGAGAATTCGTACAATGAAATGCAACTAATGAACAGGCCAATATTTGTGATTGGAACTGACAATGTATCAATCAGCGCCATAAAAGGAACAGACGACGGACGCATTTTTTTAGGTGGTCGTGATGGCTGCTTATATGAGGTGTTCTATCAGGCTGAAACTAGCTGGTTTGGAAAACGTTGCAAGAAGATAAACCTCTCCCAAAATCTCGTTTCGTACATGGTCCCGAGTTTTCTCAAAGTATTTTCG GAAGTTGATTTCATCCAGACAATTGCCATCGACAATAGCCGCAGACTGCTATATATTCTAACGGAAAATGGATCTATTGAGGCTTGGGATATCGGATCGAATTATGCAAATGTGCGAAGACTGTCTAAGATCACCCAAAGTGATATTACTAACAAGGCAGTCAGCTTGATTAC GACTGTTGACCCATCTATTTTTAAAGCTGTTAGGGCAATATGTCCCCTTATCGAAGATGATTCAAACAAGCTGCACCTTGTCGCTGTTACGCAGTGCGGCGTACGTCTGTATTTCTCCACCACATCGCTGAATACGCAACAGTCTTTTAACGCAACAACACCTTGCCCGCAAACCGAATATTTCGGCAGTGGTCAGACACCACTGTCAGCGGGAATGGACGCGCCGAAGGGACTTTACTTACTCCATGTTCGACTTCCCCCGGGGTACACACCTAACGCAACAACCAATAAACCTAGGGAGGTATATGCAGCACACTACTCGGAGGAAACAATGTTAATGATTACGACGCAACAGCAAGATCAGGACCTATTGTGGTCGGTTAGCTCTGTTCCGTCAGTTAATCACACGTATCTCGTGGAATCAGCAGCTCTGGAAAGCTTGGATGGCATTGTTTGGGGCTTAGCTGAGGTACACGATCCTTCTAGGCCTCTTCTTAATTCCCCTTTATACAAGGCACGCAACCCGCGCCGAGTCGCTTTGCTAACAAACCAAGGCACTCATATTGTAGAGTTGCTAAAATCGCCAGACATACTGCTGCAGATCTTGTTGGCGTGCAATGGTCCGCATCATGAGGAAGTAAAAATGTTTTTCCAATCGCAAAATAAACGCGAGGCCTGTGCTACGTGTTTACTGATAGCTACTTCTGAAAAATATCGTGGTGGCGATATAGCGTTGTGGGCCACCCAGGCTTTTATGCTGTACGGCGGAGAACCATGCTTTCAAAATCAAAAGTTTTTGAATGCTAATAACCGTAACTTACCCAATCAAACATTGTCTTCGAATTCAGCCCTAGGGACAGAGCGGTTGCCTATGTTCATGTCGACACCAATGCAAAATAAATCAACTCTCCCCTCTACGCAATATGCTGCATTTCAGTACAATCAGCATACAAGTCAAG CTGGAATTTTGCAGTCATCCCAGGCACTTGGTCACGAAAATGCAGCGATAGTTTTTTCGTCAAAACATGACGGACTATACCTATATGTCGCGCGGATGTTGCGATCTATTTGGAAACTGAATTGTGTCGATGAAAATTTCTGTACCAAATTAGGTCCAGGCGATTGTGCATCCCTATTGTCCGACCTACGTTCATTGCGTAGTTTTCTGGAAGTGCATTCTGTGCATGATATTTCCT CCTCTACCCGAGTGCCTTTCGACAGTCAATTGGACAAAACGACTGGATACACAACAATGTTGATGGCCAACAGCCATTTGCCCATGTCGGATCAAAGGAGCATGTCGGAGCAGGCTCAGGTTGAGGAAAAACGGTCGCTTTCAGCTTTGAACCTTTTTGTCA AGCATGCCTGTGAGGTCATATCCCTGTGGAGCATTCTGAATTCGCATTCATTTCAACACCTTTGTCTGCAGCTTAGTCCCGAGCACCAGAAGGTTCTGAGGTGTTGCACCTTTCGCGACTTGATGCTTACACGATCCGAAGTGTGCGCATTTTTAATAATTTCACTGATCAATCTATACCTCAAGGATAAAACCGGTGTATCGGAAGTATCAAAGAATTTACGTGAGCTATGCCCGAATCTGTATAGGCATGAGGATGCTGTTACATACAAGGCCACAGAGCTTCTAATGAGTGCTAAAAACTGCACCTCACCTGTGGAGAAGAAACAAAAGTTGAGAACAACGTTGCAAATGTGCAAGGAAGCGGCACCCACATTGCCGCTGCATAGCATTTGTCAACTTTTTATTTCCGTCGACTTTTTCGAGGGTGTAGTCGAACTGACAGCCATTTGTGCATCAAAGAGCGATCCTGAAGATGTTGGAATTCACTTCTATAACAACGACGAGCCGCCTGAAGACCGTGAAGGTTATTCCTATTTTGTCACCCG GATGAACTATTACAAGGAGGTGCAACTTATGCTAGATCACGTCTACCAGGCTACCTGTAATAATACATCtattcaagatcaaacattacCGTATTATCTCTGCAACACTCCCGGATCTAATGTAGACCCTGGGGAAAGCTGTAATGCTGAATACAAATCGAAGCCATCAATTTCAAAAATTGCTGCCCAGACTCTCCAAATAAAAGACCCTTTAATTCATGTGACGCTCTACGAATGGTTGCTCGCTCATGACATGCTAACTGAACTTTTGGAAGTGGTAGAGCCAACTTTGGGAGAGTTTTTGCGCCGAAGTGTAACACGTAATCCGGATAATGTCATTTTAACCGATTTGCTTTGGAAGTATTATGAGAAGAATGGATACCATTCCCAGGCAGCACAAATTTTGGATAATTTGGCAATGACACGCAGTGAAAACATAACTCTGGAACAACGCCTTGAGTATGTGGTGAGGGCCGTTATGTGTATGCGCAATGGGAACGTTGGCTCCTCTGTAACCAGTGGGATATTCTTAAAGGAACTAGAAGACAAG cTGGAAATAGCTCGAGTTCAAAAAGCGGTGCTTGTTGATATGACGGCGTTGGCACAAAAAAATCCAGACGCCACAACGGCCGTAAAAGAATTAAATTACGCACTATACGAAATCACACCATTGTACCAGCGTTTTGCTGAGCCCTTTAATCTTTGGGAGTGCCAATTGGCGATACTTAATTGCTCCCATCACAACGATCCCTTGCTGATAGAGTCGGTGTGGGGTAACATAATCAGCAGCTTAGTAGAAGACCCAGGATCTACTCAGGAACGCACCAACAGGTTGTTCAGCAAAATTGAACTATTAGTGCGTGAATATTCTGAATCGGGTGCTTGCTTCCCATTCGCTTTTTTGATAAGGGAGCTGGAAATTAAAGCTTGTCAGCTGCGTATGCCCGAAGGAACGGTCCCAGAAAAACTGGTAACCATGAACCTTGACCTGGAGCTAATTCTTGAATACTACTCAAG AATGATTTCAATGAATGAACGTGTCTGGGCAAATGAAGGCAACGAGTGGCACTTAATCCAATCCGCAATTCGTGTGGTATCTCTTCTTGCGGACAACGCCCATGCTATTTGGTACCGCTCAAA GAGACGAATTATTGGAAAGGCTCAGGACATAGTGGCTGCCTGTTTGAATATATGTTATCAGAAGCCAGACACAAATCGATTACAGCAGAGTCTTAAAGAGCTACAATGCAGATTGCAACGGCTGTTGGGTTAG
- the LOC108162989 gene encoding protein arginine N-methyltransferase 6, translated as MSNPYFDEYENLEVHELMLKDRPRQIAYCNAILGNKDKFKDKVVLDVGAGTGILSAFCAKAGARLVYAVEASNVATKVALDLMQDNGLTSIVKVIHSRVEELVLPVSSEKVDIIVSEWMGFYLLHEGMLSSVLLARDKFLKEDGLMFPTECTIFVAPCSVPSLFDYWQNIDGIKMDSFAKKLRTQKSTRPEITQLDPKNLLHEGVVLHWMNLLDVDMAELEEVRFKDVVAAQRGGNHQGFCIWFEVLFPGNEAVILSTSPFAPETHWKQCVVVLPQDSCETVDEKAPIAFQISMTRSASDMRKYNLEVELLDPNIEEHPVPCSCHMTKCILTEAHLKTINTS; from the exons ATGTCTAATCCTTACTTCGATGAATACGAAAATTTAGAG GTCCATGAGCTAATGTTGAAAGATCGACCCCGGCAGATAGCATACTGCAATGCCATTCTGGGCAACAAAGACAAATTTAAAGATAAAGTTGTATTAGATGTTGGTGCTGGTACTGGGATACTTTCAGCTTTCTGTGCAAAGGCAGGAGCCAGGTTGGTCTATGCCGTAGAAGCGTCTAACGTAGCTACAAAAGTTGCTTTGGATCTAATGCAAGATAATGGTTTAACAAGCATTGTTAAAGTTATTCACTCTAGAGTAGAAGAATTGGTCCTTCCTGTTTCATCTGAGAAAGTTGATATTATTGTTTCCGAATGGATGGGTTTTTATTTACTCCATGAAGGTATGCTCAGTTCAGTTCTTCTAGCTAGGGACAAATTTTTGAAAGAAGATGGACTAATGTTTCCCACAGAGTGCACGATTTTTGTGGCACCTTGCTCTGTTCCATCTCTGTTTGATTATTGGCAGAATATTGATGGTATAAAAATGGATAGTTTTGCTAAAAAGCTGAGAACGCAAAAGTCGACTAGGCCAGAGATTACACAATTGGATCCTAAAAATTTGCTACACGAGGGTGTCGTTCTTCATTGGATGAACTTGCTCGATGTGGATATGGCTGAACTTGAGGAAGTTCGTTTTAAGGATGTCGTTGCGGCACAAAGAGGGGGAAACCATCAAGGATTTTGCATATGGTTTGAGGTGCTATTTCCAGGCAACGAAGCCGTGATTCTTAGCACATCTCCTTTCGCCCCGGAAACGCATTGGAAGCAGTGTGTAGTAGTTCTACCACAAGACTCTTGCGAAACTGTTGATGAAAAAGCACCAATAGCATTTCAAATCTCTATGACGCGCAGCGCAAGTGACATGCGGAAGTACAATTTGGAAGTCGAGCTTCTCGATCCGAATATCGAAGAACACCCCGTGCCATGTTCCTGCCACATGACTAAATGTATACTAACTGAAGCACACTTAAAAACTATAAATACATCGTGA
- the LOC117188720 gene encoding protein aubergine-like encodes TCPPADALKTTEIIPESKDSEAQAIEGDPRGSARGRRLITEVVRSRPQELTTKAGISGTKINVQTNYFKLLKRPCWTIYQYRVDFEPEVDNTRYRRGYLYEHKNILGGYIFDGTILFCTTQFNLKELVTKNHAGENITIKIKHVGSVEAADNQQFQVLNLLLRKSMESLNLQLVSRNYFDAKAKIKLNNYHVELWPGYQTSIRQHESDILLCANVVHKVMRTDTLYDILNEAIRHTEDFQDAFRRQVMGMICLTDYTNKTYRIDDVDFGLNPLSKFNTKDGDISYVEYYKKRYNITIRDHKQPLVVSRPTEKNIRGGTDQLIMLVPELARATGMTDAMRANFQLMKAMSEFTRLNPDRRIERLRAFNQRLQSSKESMDVLKSWNIELDSALVDIPARVLFPEKIVFGNQKRFVCDNRADWTMEFRKNSMYSHVDIKRWYVITPQRNLRETEEFVKLCIRAASGMKMTISEPRYDKIPDDRNGTYSQSIDNAVAKDPQIIMLVLKAPNEEKYSCIKKRTCVDRPVPSQVVTLKTIAPRKEKSAGLMSIATKVVIQMNAKLMGAPWMIELPLRGLMTVGFDVCHSSKNKNKSYGALVATMDMKSSNRYFSSVNEHMKGQELSNQMSMNMTYALKAFREHHGILPERILFFRDGVGDGQLHQVVNTEVKFLKTKLDEIYKSAGKEDGCRMAFIVVAKRINTRYFTNNRNPVPGTVVDDVITLPERYDFFLVSQAVRQGTVSPTSYNVIHDNIGLSADKLQMLTYKMTHMYYNFSGTCRVPSVCQYAHKLAFLVAESINRSPSSGLENQLYFL; translated from the exons ACCTGTCCCCCAGCGGACGCATTAAAAACGACGGAGATCATACCCGAGTCTAAGGATTCTGAAGCTCAAGCCATTGAAG GCGATCCTCGTGGATCTGCACGTGGACGACGCCTAATAACTGAAGTTGTGCGCTCTCGTCCTCAAGAACTTACAACCAAAGCTGGAATTAGCGGCACAAAAATAAATGTCCAAACCAATTATTTTAAGCTCTTAAAACGTCCATGCTGGACCATTTACCAGTACCGGGTGGATTTTGAACCTGAAGTCGACAACACACGTTACCGTCGTGGATACCTTTACGAACATAAAAACATATTGGGTGGATACATTTTCGACGGAACTATTTTATTCTGCACAACTCAGttcaacctcaaggaattagTGACAAAAAATCACGCAGGAGAGAACATTACCATCAAAATTAAGCATGTTGGTTCAGTTGAAGCAGCTGACAATCAACAATTCCAAGTGCTTAATCTTCTCTTACGAAAATCAATGGAGAGTCTTAATCTCCAGCTTGTATCCCGCAACTATTTTGATGCTAAGGCGAAG ATTAAACTTAATAATTACCACGTGGAATTGTGGCCTGGATATCAAACATCGATTCGTCAACACGAGTCTGATATATTATTGTGTGCCAATGTCGTTCATAAGGTAATGAGAACGGATACCTTGTATGACATCCTAAATGAGGCGATTCGGCATACCGAGGACTTTCAAGACGCTTTTAGACGCCAAGTAATGG GTATGATATGTCTTACTGATTACACCAATAAAACCTATCGCATCGATGATGTCGACTTTGGATTGAACCCCTTGTCTAAGTTTAACACTAAAGATGGAGATATATCGTATGTGGAATATTATAAAAAG AGATATAATATCACAATTCGTGACCATAAGCAGCCATTGGTGGTGTCACGACCTACCGAGAAAAACATTCGTGGTGGCACGGATCAGCTTATTATGCTAGTTCCCGAATTGGCTCGAGCTACTGGAATGACTGATGCTATGCGAGCAAATTTTCA ATTAATGAAAGCAATGAGCGAGTTTACCAGATTGAATCCGGACCGTCGCATTGAACGCCTGCGCGCATTCAACCAGCGCTTGCAATCGTCGAAAGAGAGCATGGATGTGTTAAAATCGTGGAATATTGAACTTGATTCAGCTTTGGTGGACATCCCAGCTCGCGTTTTATTTCCTGAGAAAATAGTTTTTGGCAATCAAAAGCGATTTGTATGCGATAACCGTGCTGATTGGACTATGGAATTCCGAAAAAACTCAATGTACTCGCATGTGGACATTAAGAGGTGGTATGTGATAACTCCACAGCGTAATTTACGGGAGACTGAGGAGTTTGTAAAGCTCTGCATTCGTGCTGCCAGTGGGATGAAAATGACTATTTCCGAGCCTCGATA TGATAAAATACCCGATGATCGCAATGGGACATACTCACAATCGATCGATAATGCAGTAGCGAAAGATCCACAAATTATAATGCTAGTGCTTAAGGCTCCAAACGAAGAGAA GTATAGCTGTATTAAAAAACGCACTTGTGTTGATCGTCCAGTACCATCACAAGTGGTCACTCTGAAGACCATTGCTCCAAGAAAAGAGAAATCAGCTGGTCTCATGTCCATAGCCACAAAAGTGGTTATTCAGATGAACGCCAAACTGATGGGCGCTCCATGGATGATAGAGTTACCTCTTCGCGGATTAATGACTGTTGGCTTTGATGTGTGTCATTCGTCGAAGAACAAAAACAAGTCGTACGGTGCACTTGTGGCTACGATGGACATGAAATCATCGAACCGCTACTTTTCTTCAGTAAACGAACACATGAAAGGCCAGGAGCTGTCGAATCAGATGTCAATGAATATGACATATGCCCTAAAAGCGTTCCGGGAACATCACGGTATTTTACCAGAGAGAATTCTGTTCTTCCGTGATGGTGTGGGTGATGGTCAACTTCATCAGGTCGTTAACACTGAAGTGAAGTTTTTGAAAACTAAACTCGATGAGATTTATAAATCTGCAGGCAAAGAAGACGGCTGTCGAATGGCATTCATTGTTGTCGCTAAGCGGATCAATACTCGGTACTTTACCAACAATCGAAATCCCGTGCCTGGTACTGTAGTCGATGATGTCATAACGCTTCCTGAGCGTTATGACTTCTTTTTAGTGTCGCAAGCTGTGCGTCAGGGAACGGTATCGCCTACTAGCTACAATGTTATACATGATAACATAGGACTAAGTGCCGATAAACTGCAAATGTTGACCTACAAAATGACCCACATGTATTATAATTTTTCTGGGACCTGTCGCGTGCCTTCTGTATGTCAATACGCTCACAAATTGGCATTTCTTGTAGCCGAAAGTATTAACAGATCCCCATCATCTGGGTTAGAAAATCAGCTATACTTCCTATAA